Proteins encoded in a region of the Hypomesus transpacificus isolate Combined female chromosome 17, fHypTra1, whole genome shotgun sequence genome:
- the ppl gene encoding periplakin — MFKKKTSKNSVTITQPKTGTQTTELSTLIEKLQKNADKVEKNIYETEQNLNKDVSKINEGKPPLYQDDTNKRILNSLELLKGLDEDAVNATRLQHPQAEMIEQDMRQLRDRVMKLREDHDHIYHLTRSEGMPSVNWGKIMDEKLSNLNNKGFGQDLPTIENEVEEHNIFHSEVEALAPHITNSEDKDSVGAQQLKYNRLLANSGARQRHLLSLKDYMQRCTNELYWMDQQADERTHYDWSNTNLDYPGRQRQYENFISKCLESKEATVTKLNDDGEKLIASDHPGKNVIEAHMEAVHADWKEYLNLLICEENHLKHMDEYHKYHKEARDTQDLLKRLDTEVSQKYNPEFKDMYQMEGLIRELDDQAKAMDHFDERVRALQKRGLQVLPLKFRRETPQKLLPVEALCEFDTEEGQILRGERYTLLKNNGAKWDVKDAAGRKLTAPAICFMIPPTDPEAVSVSDNLVNQQKSIKQKVSGSKVTLQKSLEEQKKKDGSGSDKQEQQCRQLMAGLDKVISDLDKQEKAIYTRVRPPLEQTRPLQDSADRLQDMKDIKAVVSRIELEKTAKVKESTTFLTSNPKCASASQLHAKVEQANKKDDKIDLLLKCSEEKLQNSNSLENSLQNGKDLLSTYENKLAREEVAPADIPSLERTQCELADIASELKAKKSTVTQAEQNLRTAKGSCDTMVTKLQEHCPDIERQEAEVQKLSKRYDNLNRQIDTRSQSLQRAKMSQKNYRNEYDNLNSWLSRVPNYEPRETDDVRQVETKLKNQRNLLSDIARKESDLNNVSKNAQLYQQAVKAYENETEKFKAILDLEDGLVPQTYKRSRLESPALTVKAEETAIEAKFTEVNAVNKQRLQNLEFTQSLLNQQPEITMVQSVNVQSVNAAAPGEEPWRIKKQLADEVHRREQLEKELESIQTDIYVLEGQKPQDTIVKKELIKKVPDPQLDEDVHKVQQKLMEERRSTRVLENELESLRLKLHGIETEIKEGAQQYTVKEVLRIERDRGQEEEVRKLREELEELRRHKLNKDQQLIQIQKQVTLLSAEKSREQEVITEEEVIKVQNDPQLESEYRLLLDRKQKEVESRKQLEDELRFLQEKLRRLEKEKAMAEEKISIKEVLKVEKDIALEREVENLRRQYEDEMAKRRSSQREKADFQRKIVSLEEEKSKVIVQEKVREIVRPDPKAENEVATLRMDLVEQQRRFRDEESQVKSLNEELIMLRNRGPQVEIKETIKEVIKYKTDPQTERELEKLRNEIVDKTHQTEKSEMEIRQLRDEIQRWKDTKPQVQTKEVVNEVLQYREDPKTKEEIETLKRKLGDEQKKRLDLERERSSNEEKIRLRKIDLSQVREKIVQQEVVKMEEDPVLKAECNTFTQNINNEQRLKESLKEELHRLQRQKTELELQLEELERERRARRDAELEIQRLRVRLNELEIRDKENREKVTVKQKVVLQQDPQQEREHSILKLQVEEERHKRTLLEKELNVLIQQQVTLEKIEVKEKVVRTEKVQVEQDPEAMLEIERLKRTLEEEKRRRRDLDLELSTLTSRFTDMEFTNTKSSKELDYIRDESNRLQLENQRLQNEIRKLQSEIQITSKETRQITQTAPMENGKNLELRLDSLQRELAELRSITRQKDEEIEKLHKGLSTVNTKREQRESHLRRSIVVIDPDSGKEMRPEEAYKLGLIDWKMFVNLQSQECDWEEITLKGPSGESSVLHDRKSGKKFSIEDALNVGNITNRQLQQYQNKEISIQEFGVMVSGKTK; from the exons ATGTTTAAGAAGAAGACATCGAAGAATAGCGTGACAATCACGCAACCAAAAAC CGGTACGCAGACCACGGAGCTGTCCACTCTGATCGAGAAGCTGCAGAAGAATGCGGACAAGGTGGAGAAGAACATCTACGAGACGGAGCAGAACCTCAACAAG GACGTGAGCAAGATCAACGAGGGGAAGCCGCCTCTGTACCAGGATGACACCAACAAGCGCATCCTCAACTCCCTGGAGCTCCTCAAGGGCCTGGACGAGGACGCGGTCAACGCCACGCGCCTGCAGCACCCCCAGGCAGAGATGATCGAGCAGGA tatgaGGCAACTGCGTGACAGAGTGATGAAGCTGAGAGAGGACCACGACCACATCTACCACCTGACCCGCTCTGAAGGGATGCCCAGCGTCAACTGGGGCAAAATCATGGATGAGAaactg AGCAACCTGAACAACAAGGGCTTTGGCCAGGACTTGCCCACCATTGAGAACGAGGTGGAGGAGCATAACATCTTCCACAGCGAGGTGGAGGCCTTGGCCCCACACATCACCAACAGTGAGGACAAG GACTCTGTCGGTGCACAGCAGTTGAAGTACAACAGGCTCCTG GCTAACTCTGGCGCTCGTCAGCGCCACCTGCTGAGCCTGAAGGACTACATGCAGCGCTGCACCAACGAGCTGTACTGGATGGACCAGCAGGCAGACGAGAGGACCCACTATGACTGGAGCAACACCAACCTGGACTACCCTGGGCGCCAGAGGCAGTACGAG AACTTCATCAGCAAGTGTCTGGAGTCCAAGGAGGCCACTGTCACCAAGCTGAATGATGACGGAGAGAAACTGATTGCCAGTGATCACCCTGGGAAGAACGTGATTGAG gctCACATGGAGGCTGTGCATGCTGACTGGAAGGAGTACCTCAACCTGCTCATTTGTGAGGAGAACCACCTCAAACATATGGATGAGTACCACaag TACCACAAGGAGGCGAGGGACACCCAGGATCTGCTGAAGAGGCTGGATACAGAGGTCAGCCAGAAGTACAACCCAGAGTTCAAAGACATGTACCAGATGGAGGGACTGATCAGAGAACTGGAC GACCAGGCGAAGGCCATGGATCACTTTGACGAGCGTGTGAGGGCACTACAGAAGCGCGGCCTGCAGGTGCTGCCTCTCAAGTTCCGCAGGGAAACGCCCCAGAAGCTCCTCCCAGTGGAAGCACTGTGCGAATTCGACACTGAAGAG GGTCAGATCTTGCGTGGAGAGAGGTACACGCTGCTGAAAAACAACGGTGCCAAGTGGGACGTGAAAGATGCAGCCGGGCGCAAGCTCACTGCCCCTGCTATCTGCTTTATGATCCCCCCCACTGACCCAGAGGCTGTGTCTGTTTCTGacaa TCTAGTCAACCAGCAGAAAAGCATCAAGCAGAAGGTGTCTGGCAGCAAGGTAACCCTGCAGAAAAGCCTGGAAGAGCAGAAGAAGAAGGACGGGAGTGGCAGTG ACAAGCAGGAGCAGCAGTGTCGCCAGCTGATGGCTGGTCTGGACAAGGTTATTAGTGATCTGGACAAACAGGAAAAAGCCATCTATACTCGAGTGCGCCCCCCTCTGGAACAGACCAGGCCACTGCAGGATAGTGCTGATCGTTTACAGGATATGAAG GACATTAAGGCTGTTGTCAGTAGGATAGAGCTGGAGAAGACTGCTAAAGTGAAGGAGTCGACAACCTTCCTGACCTCTAATCCTAAATGTGCCAGCGCTTCTCAGCTCCATGCCAAAGTAGAACAGGCCAACAAGAAGGATGACAAGATCGATCTACTGCTTAAGTGCTCAGAGGAAAA ACTACAGAATTCTAACAGCCTGGAGAACTCTCTACAGAATGGGAAAGATTTATTGTCCACCTATGAGAACAAACTAGCGAGAGAGGAGGTTGCGCCAGCAGACATCCCCTCATTGGAGAGAACACAGTGTGAGCTGGCT GATATTGCCTCGGAGCTGAAAGCCAAGAAGTCCACTGTGACACAAGCTGAGCAGAACCTCCGGACAGCCAAAGGCAGCTGTGACACCATGGTCACCAAGTTGCAGGAACACTGCCCCGACATTGAGAGGCAGGAGGCCGAAGTACAGAAGCTCAGCAAGCGCTATGACAACCTCAACCGGCAGATTGACACCCG ATCCCAGAGCCTGCAGAGAGCCAAGATGTCTCAAAAAAACTATCGTAACGAGTATGACAACCTGAACAGCTGGCTCTCACGCGTTCCAAACTATGAACCTCGTGAAACTGATGACGTCCGACAAGTAGAAACCAAGCTGAAGAACCAGAGA AACCTGCTCTCTGATATCGCAAGGAAGGAGTCTGACTTGAACAATGTTTCCAAAAATGCCCAGCTTTACCAGCAAGCTGTCAAG GCCTACGAGAATGAGACTGAAAAGTTCAAGGCTATTCTGGACCTTGAAGATGGTTTAGTCCCTCAGACATACAAAAGGAGCAGACTGGAGTCACCTGCACTGACGGTCAAGGCAGAG GAAACTGCCATTGAGGCTAAATTCACAGAGGTGAATGCAGTTAACAAGCAAAGGCTGCAGAATCTGGAGTTTACTCAAAGCCTCCTGAATCAG CAACCTGAGATCACAATGGTCCAGTCTGTCAATGTCCAATCAGTGAATGCTGCAGCCCCTGGAGAGGAACCCTGGAGAATCAAAAAGCAGCTGGCAGATGAGGTCCACAGAAGAGAGCAACTGGAGAAAGAACTTGAGTCCATCCAAACGGACATTTATGTTCTGGAAGGCCAAAAACCCCAGGACACTATTGTCAAAAAGGAGCTGATAAAGAAGGTTCCAGATCCTCAGCTGGATGAGGATGTCCACAAGGTCCAGCAGAAGCTGATGGAGGAGCGCAGGTCAACAAGAGTCCTAGAGAACGAATTGGAGTCCCTAAGATTGAAGCTCCATGGTATTGAGACAGAGATCAAAGAGGGGGCCCAGCAGTACACTGTGAAAGAAGTGTTGCGTATTGAAAGAGACCGAggccaggaagaggaggtgCGCAAACTtcgagaggagctggaggagctgagaAGGCATAAGCTGAACAAGGACCAACAGTTGATCCAAATCCAGAAACAAGTGACCCTCTTGTCTGCAGAGAAATCCAGAGAACAGGAAGTGATCACTGAAGAGGAAGTTATCAAGGTCCAGAATGATCCTCAGCTGGAGAGTGAATACCGTTTGCTCCTGGACCGGAAGCAGAAGGAGGTTGAGAGCAGGAAGCAGCTGGAAGATGAGCTGCGCTTCCTCCAAGAAAAGCTTCGtaggctggagaaggagaaagccATGGCAGAGGAAAAGATCTCTATCAAAGAAGTGTTGAAGGTGGAGAAGGACATCGCCCttgagagggaggtagagaaccTGAGGAGGCAGTACGAGGATGAGATGGCCAAACGTAGGTCATCTCAAAGAGAGAAGGCTGACTTCCAGAGGAAGATTGTCAGCCTGGAAGAGGAGAAGTCCAAGGTCATAGTTCAAGAGAAGGTGCGCGAAATTGTCCGACCTGACCCCAAGGCGGAAAATGAGGTTGCCACCCTCCGAATggacctggtggagcagcaaAGGCGTTTCAGAGATGAAGAGTCCCAGGTGAAGAGCCTCAATGAAGAGCTTATTATGCTGAGAAACAGAGGCCCTCAAGTGGAGATCAAGGAGACTATCAAAGAGGTCATCAAGTACAAGACTGATccgcaaacagagagagagttggagaaaCTGCGCAATGAAATTGTGGACAAAACCCACCAGACGGAGAAGTCAGAAATGGAGATCAGGCAGCTTAGGGATGAGATTCAAAGATGGAAGGATACCAAGCCCCAGGTGCAGACCAAAGAGGTGGTCAATGAGGTGCTGCAGTACAGAGAGGACCCCAAGACAAAGGAGGAGATTGAGACCCTCAAAAGAAAACTGGGAGATGAACAGAAGAAACGCCTAgacttggagagagagaggtccagCAACGAGGAGAAGATCAGGCTGAGGAAGATTGACTTGTCTCAGGTGAGGGAGAAGATTGTTCAGCAGGAGGTTgtcaagatggaggaggatcCTGTCCTGAAGGCCGAGTGTAACACCTTCACTCAAAACATCAACAACGAACAGAGGCTGAAAGAGAGCCTCAAAGAGGAGCTCCACCGCCTCCAGCGACAGAAAACTGAACTGGAACTTCAGCTGGAAGAGCTGGAACGCGAACGCAGGGCCCGCCGTGACGCTGAGCTGGAGATCCAGAGACTGAGGGTCAGACTTAACGAGCTGGAGATCCGAGATAAGGAGAACCGAGAGAAGGTGACAGTGAAACAGAAGGTGGTGCTGCAGCAGGACCCtcaacaggagagagagcactcCATCCTCAAGctccaggtggaggaggaaaggcACAAGCGCACCCTGCTGGAGAAGGAGCTTAATGTTCTGATCCAGCAGCAGGTCACCTTGGAGAAGATTGAGGTGAAGGAGAAGGTTGTGCGCACAGAGAAGGTGCAGGTGGAGCAGGATCCCGAGGCCATGCTCGAAATTGAGAGACTGAAGAGGACTCTGGAGGAGGAAAAAAGGAGAAGGCGTGATCTGGATCTGGAGCTGTCCACGCTCACCTCCCGCTTCACAGATATGGAGTTCACCAATACCAAGTCCTCCAAAGAGCTGGATTACATCCGTGACGAGAGCAACCGCTTGCAGCTGGAGAATCAACGTCTACAAAACGAGATCCGCAAGCTTCAGTCTGAGATCCAGATTACTTCTAAGGAGACAAGACAAATCACTCAGACAGCACCCATGGAGAATGGCAAGAACTTAGAGTTGAGGCTTGACTCGCTACAGAGGGAGCTGGCAGAGCTGAGGAGCATCACCAGGCAAAAGGACGAGGAGATTGAGAAGCTCCATAAGGGTCTGTCAACTGTGAATaccaagagagagcagagagaaagtcACCTCCGTAGGTCTATTGTGGTTATTGACCCCGACTCAGGCAAGGAGATGCGACCAGAGGAGGCCTACAAGCTTGGTCTCATCGACTGGAAGATGTTTGTCAACCTGCAGAGCCAAGAGTGTGACTGGGAAGAGATCACACTCAAGGGGCCAAGCGGAGAGTCCTCTGTTCTCCATGACAGGAAGTCTGGGAAGAAGTTCTCAATCGAGGATGCCTTGAACGTTGGGAACATCACAAACCGCCAGCTGCAGCAGTACCAAAACAAAGAAATCAGCATTCAGGAATTTGGTGTTATGGTGTCAGGCAAGACCAAATGA